The Rhodococcus triatomae genome includes a window with the following:
- the rplT gene encoding 50S ribosomal protein L20 translates to MARVKRAVNAQKKRRSILEASSGYRGQRSRLYRKAKEQQLHSLTYAYRDRRARKGDFRKLWITRINAAARANDITYNRLIQGLRLAEVEVDRKNLAELAVSDPTAFAGLVAVAKAALPADVNAPAGDVA, encoded by the coding sequence GTGGCACGCGTAAAGAGGGCGGTCAACGCCCAGAAGAAGCGTCGTTCGATTCTCGAAGCCTCGAGCGGCTACCGCGGACAGCGTTCGCGTCTGTACCGCAAGGCCAAGGAGCAGCAGCTCCACTCGCTCACCTACGCCTACCGCGACCGCCGTGCGCGCAAGGGTGACTTCCGGAAGCTGTGGATCACGCGCATCAACGCCGCTGCCCGCGCCAACGACATCACCTACAACCGCCTCATCCAGGGCCTGCGCCTGGCCGAGGTCGAGGTGGACCGCAAGAACCTCGCCGAGCTCGCCGTGTCGGACCCGACCGCTTTCGCCGGTCTGGTCGCCGTCGCGAAGGCCGCGCTGCCGGCCGACGTGAACGCTCCGGCCGGAGACGTGGCCTGA
- the infC gene encoding translation initiation factor IF-3 produces MQAVTTPLNLGGPISTETRINDRIRVPEVRLVGPGGEQVGIVRVEDALRLAVEADLDLVEVAPDARPPVCKIMDYGKFKYEAAQKARESRKNQQLTVIKEQKLRPKIDDHDYETKKRNVIRFLEAGSKVKVTIMFRGREQSRPELGFRLLQRLGADVADLGFVETSAKQDGRNMTMVLAPHKGAKTRAKAQEGVQAAAAKQAPPRPRAEAAPAEQPGTPAPGDAPAGQ; encoded by the coding sequence CTGCAGGCGGTCACCACACCGCTCAACCTAGGAGGCCCCATCAGCACTGAGACCCGCATCAACGATCGCATCCGCGTCCCCGAGGTCCGCCTCGTCGGTCCCGGAGGCGAACAGGTTGGCATCGTGCGTGTTGAAGATGCTCTCCGTCTGGCTGTGGAAGCGGACCTCGATCTCGTCGAGGTCGCACCCGACGCCCGCCCGCCGGTCTGCAAGATCATGGACTACGGCAAGTTCAAGTACGAAGCGGCGCAGAAGGCCCGCGAATCGCGCAAGAACCAGCAGCTGACGGTCATCAAGGAGCAGAAGCTTCGACCGAAGATCGACGATCACGACTACGAGACCAAGAAGCGCAATGTGATCCGCTTCCTCGAGGCCGGATCCAAGGTCAAGGTCACCATCATGTTCCGCGGACGCGAGCAGTCGCGTCCCGAGCTCGGGTTCCGGTTGCTCCAGCGACTGGGTGCCGATGTGGCGGATCTGGGTTTCGTCGAGACCTCGGCGAAGCAGGACGGCCGCAACATGACCATGGTGCTCGCACCGCACAAGGGTGCCAAGACGCGGGCCAAGGCACAGGAAGGCGTCCAGGCGGCAGCCGCGAAACAGGCTCCGCCACGGCCCAGGGCCGAGGCGGCACCGGCGGAGCAGCCGGGGACGCCCGCGCCGGGGGACGCCCCCGCAGGCCAGTAG
- a CDS encoding alpha/beta fold hydrolase, which translates to MTPTPHDHRSHYILVPGFWLGAWAWDRVAPALRDSGARVTALTLPGSDSPDTARDAITLDDRVDAILAAVRTTAEDEDVILVVHSGAGPVGYAVSDRVPEDLARVVYVDSGPMPHGAALRPDLPDSTVEIPLPTWAELEADGNSLDGLDTADLEEFAARAVPEPAGPARTPLDLTDDRRLELPTTVVCSSFPAEVITRMAQAGHPMAAELARIRHVDYVDLPTGHWPMWSRPDDLAAALLDAVRS; encoded by the coding sequence ATGACACCGACACCGCACGATCACCGCTCCCACTACATCCTGGTTCCCGGCTTCTGGTTGGGAGCCTGGGCGTGGGACCGCGTGGCCCCGGCACTGCGCGACTCCGGAGCGCGCGTCACAGCTCTCACCCTGCCCGGCTCGGACTCCCCGGACACCGCACGGGACGCGATCACGCTGGACGACCGCGTCGACGCGATACTGGCGGCAGTGCGGACGACCGCGGAGGACGAGGACGTGATCCTGGTCGTCCACAGCGGCGCCGGCCCGGTCGGATACGCGGTCAGTGACCGTGTGCCGGAAGACCTGGCCCGGGTCGTCTACGTCGACTCGGGCCCGATGCCTCACGGCGCCGCGCTCCGACCGGACCTGCCCGACTCCACGGTCGAGATCCCGCTTCCGACATGGGCCGAACTCGAGGCGGACGGCAACAGCCTCGACGGGCTCGACACCGCAGATCTGGAGGAGTTCGCGGCACGCGCGGTACCCGAACCAGCCGGCCCCGCACGGACGCCGCTCGATCTCACCGACGATCGACGACTCGAGCTGCCCACGACAGTGGTCTGCAGCAGTTTTCCGGCCGAGGTCATCACCCGGATGGCGCAGGCCGGTCACCCGATGGCGGCCGAGCTCGCGCGGATCCGCCACGTCGACTATGTCGATCTGCCCACCGGACACTGGCCGATGTGGTCGCGCCCGGACGACCTCGCCGCAGCACTGCTGGACGCGGTCCGATCCTGA
- a CDS encoding DUF1707 SHOCT-like domain-containing protein, whose protein sequence is MSSPNERPAPDDLRASDAEREQIVEQLGRHVADGRLTIAEFDTRAADVYRSVTRAQARETLRDLPELPGPPAASAPTPASPHRRRRLLRLPVHQRIEWSAWLAVGSINVVIWGIVSLVADGGVYPWPIWVIGPWGAVLALRTLTGWEGSCDGADRTAHHQRVKELRRQARRISERPPFAAHAYAPRQRYHR, encoded by the coding sequence ATGAGCAGCCCGAACGAACGTCCCGCACCGGACGACCTTCGTGCGTCGGATGCCGAACGCGAGCAGATCGTCGAACAGCTCGGCAGGCACGTCGCCGACGGCCGGCTCACGATCGCCGAATTCGACACCCGAGCGGCCGACGTCTACCGCTCCGTCACGCGCGCACAGGCGCGCGAGACACTCCGCGACCTTCCGGAGCTGCCCGGCCCTCCGGCGGCGAGCGCACCGACACCTGCCTCGCCGCACCGGAGGCGGCGGCTGCTGCGCCTTCCGGTCCATCAGCGAATCGAGTGGAGCGCGTGGCTCGCGGTCGGCAGCATCAACGTCGTGATCTGGGGAATCGTGTCTCTGGTGGCCGACGGAGGGGTGTACCCGTGGCCGATCTGGGTGATCGGCCCGTGGGGAGCGGTCCTGGCACTCCGGACCCTCACCGGCTGGGAGGGCAGCTGCGACGGGGCGGACCGGACAGCTCACCACCAGCGGGTGAAAGAGCTTCGCCGTCAGGCACGTCGGATCAGCGAGCGGCCGCCTTTCGCGGCGCACGCTTACGCGCCGCGCCAGCGGTACCACCGCTAG
- the pheS gene encoding phenylalanine--tRNA ligase subunit alpha yields the protein MADKNGAADVDTNALGEQALTAAADAAERAFGAATDLDALAAAKVEHVGDRSPVALARRGLGALPKSEKAEAGKRVNVARTRIAAAYEARRETLLAERDAAVLVAESIDVTLPARRQPLGARHPISVIAEQVSDVFVGMGWEVAEGPEVETEHFNFDALNFLPDHPARTMQDTFHIAPESSRQVLRTHTSPVQVRTMLTRTPPIYVVCPGRTFRTDELDATHTPVFSQIEGLAVDRGLTMAHLRGTLDAFARALFGPETRTRMRPNYFPFTEPSAEVDVWFPNKKGGAGWVEWGGCGMVNPKVLIACGVDPDEYSGFAFGMGLERTLQFRNGISDMRDIVEGDVRFTLPFGVQA from the coding sequence GTGGCTGACAAGAACGGCGCAGCGGATGTCGATACGAATGCGCTCGGTGAGCAGGCGCTGACCGCGGCAGCGGACGCCGCGGAGCGGGCGTTCGGGGCCGCAACCGACCTCGATGCTCTCGCCGCCGCCAAGGTGGAACATGTCGGCGACCGGTCCCCGGTCGCCCTCGCCCGCCGCGGCCTGGGTGCGCTGCCCAAGTCGGAGAAGGCGGAGGCGGGCAAACGGGTCAACGTTGCCAGGACCCGTATCGCCGCCGCCTATGAAGCGCGTCGCGAGACCCTGCTCGCCGAACGCGATGCGGCCGTCCTCGTCGCCGAATCGATCGACGTCACCCTCCCCGCCAGGCGGCAGCCGCTCGGGGCCCGTCACCCCATCAGCGTCATCGCCGAGCAGGTGTCGGACGTGTTCGTCGGGATGGGCTGGGAGGTCGCCGAAGGGCCGGAGGTCGAGACCGAGCATTTCAACTTCGACGCCCTCAATTTCCTGCCGGATCATCCGGCACGCACGATGCAGGACACGTTCCACATCGCCCCCGAGAGCTCGCGGCAGGTCCTGCGCACTCACACCTCCCCGGTGCAGGTCCGCACGATGCTGACTCGCACGCCGCCGATCTACGTGGTCTGTCCGGGCCGCACCTTCAGGACCGACGAACTCGACGCCACACATACGCCGGTCTTCTCCCAGATCGAGGGGCTCGCGGTGGACAGGGGGCTCACGATGGCCCACCTGCGTGGAACCCTCGACGCCTTCGCGCGGGCTCTGTTCGGTCCCGAGACACGTACACGGATGCGGCCCAACTATTTTCCCTTCACCGAGCCCTCCGCCGAGGTGGACGTGTGGTTCCCGAACAAGAAGGGCGGCGCAGGCTGGGTCGAGTGGGGCGGCTGCGGAATGGTCAACCCGAAGGTTCTCATCGCCTGCGGCGTCGACCCCGACGAGTACTCGGGTTTCGCATTCGGAATGGGCCTCGAGCGCACGCTGCAGTTCCGCAACGGAATCTCCGATATGCGGGACATCGTCGAGGGCGACGTGCGGTTCACCCTGCCCTTCGGCGTGCAAGCCTGA
- the rpmI gene encoding 50S ribosomal protein L35, translating into MPKSKTHSGTAKRFKVSGSGKILRQKAGRRHLLEHKPTKVTRRLDGKAVVSKADTPRVKRLLDI; encoded by the coding sequence ATGCCCAAGTCGAAGACCCACAGCGGCACCGCGAAGCGATTCAAGGTGTCCGGTAGCGGAAAGATCCTGCGCCAGAAGGCCGGCCGCCGCCACCTCCTCGAGCACAAGCCGACGAAGGTGACGCGCCGCCTGGACGGCAAGGCTGTCGTCAGCAAGGCCGACACCCCGCGCGTCAAGCGACTGCTCGACATCTGA
- a CDS encoding PadR family transcriptional regulator — protein MVRELNATAASLLGFLHEGPRTGWDLVGMTQRRIGKFWSITTSQVYRELAAMDRSGLVEAGESGPRDRKPYTITGAGRAAFAEWIDRDPGPENIRHPLLLTVAFGAHLPPERLREMLTAHREVHERQLAEYESVLAGGEPDEFGIATLEYGIRYERAALDWFDAVADRLPTDTTVER, from the coding sequence ATGGTCAGGGAGCTCAATGCCACGGCGGCGTCGCTTCTCGGATTCCTGCACGAGGGCCCGCGGACGGGCTGGGATCTGGTGGGTATGACGCAGCGCAGGATCGGCAAGTTCTGGTCGATCACCACCAGTCAGGTCTATCGCGAGCTTGCGGCGATGGACCGATCCGGCCTGGTGGAGGCGGGGGAGTCGGGGCCTCGTGACCGCAAGCCGTACACGATCACCGGCGCAGGCCGTGCCGCGTTCGCCGAGTGGATCGACCGCGATCCGGGGCCGGAGAACATTCGTCATCCCCTGCTGTTGACGGTTGCCTTCGGCGCACATCTTCCCCCCGAGCGCCTGCGGGAGATGCTCACCGCCCACCGGGAGGTTCACGAACGCCAACTGGCCGAGTACGAGTCCGTGCTGGCGGGAGGCGAGCCCGACGAGTTCGGGATCGCGACACTCGAGTACGGGATCCGCTACGAGCGGGCAGCGCTGGACTGGTTCGACGCCGTCGCGGATCGACTCCCCACCGACACCACGGTCGAGCGGTGA
- a CDS encoding helix-turn-helix transcriptional regulator — MDRASRLHALTEELRRAGDRGRTAGQLATRLEVTTRTVKRDIATLQAAGVPVWARSGPGGGYGISGRPTLPPVNFTPAQAVAVASALQAAGDTAPFAADGRAALAKLLDVMDPGSRAEVEALGARVWIRGDRPVEAGATVRRVVEEGLRRNLAISLHYRDGEGNDSERVVEPHLLVHTSGSWFLVAWCRTRGAVRWFRLDRIATATTTRDRFEPRAEDTFGVPPPDARRIGVGP; from the coding sequence ATGGATCGAGCATCCCGGCTTCACGCGCTCACCGAGGAACTGCGACGGGCCGGCGATCGGGGCCGCACGGCGGGGCAGCTCGCGACGCGGCTCGAGGTGACCACACGAACGGTGAAGCGGGACATCGCCACACTCCAGGCCGCGGGGGTGCCCGTCTGGGCCCGTTCCGGACCGGGTGGCGGCTACGGCATCAGCGGTCGTCCGACTCTGCCTCCGGTCAATTTCACTCCCGCGCAGGCAGTGGCGGTCGCGTCGGCCCTGCAGGCGGCGGGGGACACCGCACCCTTCGCCGCCGACGGTCGGGCGGCGCTGGCCAAATTACTGGACGTCATGGATCCGGGCTCACGCGCCGAGGTGGAGGCACTCGGCGCCCGGGTCTGGATCCGCGGGGACCGTCCCGTCGAGGCGGGCGCGACGGTCCGCCGAGTTGTGGAGGAGGGGCTGCGCCGCAACCTGGCGATCTCGCTGCACTATCGCGACGGCGAGGGCAACGACAGTGAACGGGTGGTGGAACCGCATCTGCTCGTGCACACCTCGGGTTCCTGGTTCCTCGTCGCGTGGTGTCGCACCCGCGGCGCGGTGAGGTGGTTCCGGCTCGATCGGATCGCCACGGCGACGACGACCCGGGACCGGTTCGAGCCTCGTGCGGAGGACACGTTCGGCGTCCCGCCTCCCGACGCCCGCAGGATCGGTGTCGGGCCGTAG
- a CDS encoding TrmH family RNA methyltransferase produces the protein MEPLSERNPRVVSAVKLLRGAERRKSGRFLVEGENSVAEVIGVVAVHDVFHTADAAARYGALLDRIEAAGIRASLVSDRTARTLSDTVTPPGIVAVADQVDVALDTVVGAGTRLLAVPVAIGEPGNAGTVIRVADAVGADGVVLAGDSVDPHNGKAVRASAGSLFHIPLARERDVDTVLDSLRAAGISILATSADGEVDLDEADEILARPTAWLFGSEAHGLPPDIAGRADHRVRIPIHGRAESLNLATAAAICLYSSARVQRRA, from the coding sequence GTGGAACCGCTCTCCGAGCGCAACCCGCGGGTCGTTTCTGCTGTCAAACTCCTCCGCGGAGCGGAGCGGCGCAAGAGCGGCCGGTTTCTCGTGGAGGGAGAGAACTCCGTCGCCGAGGTGATCGGGGTCGTCGCGGTGCACGACGTGTTCCACACCGCCGATGCCGCCGCGCGGTACGGCGCTCTGCTCGATCGGATCGAGGCGGCCGGGATCCGGGCCTCGCTGGTGAGCGACCGGACCGCGCGCACCCTCAGTGACACCGTGACGCCTCCCGGGATCGTCGCGGTGGCCGATCAGGTGGACGTGGCACTGGACACGGTGGTGGGAGCCGGCACCCGGCTCCTGGCCGTCCCGGTCGCGATCGGAGAGCCGGGCAACGCGGGCACCGTGATCCGGGTGGCGGACGCGGTCGGGGCCGATGGCGTCGTCCTGGCCGGCGACAGCGTCGACCCTCACAACGGGAAGGCAGTTCGGGCCTCTGCCGGCAGCCTCTTCCACATTCCGCTCGCCAGGGAACGTGACGTCGACACCGTGCTGGACAGCCTCCGCGCTGCCGGAATCTCGATCCTGGCGACCTCAGCGGACGGGGAGGTCGACCTCGACGAGGCCGACGAGATACTCGCCCGTCCGACTGCCTGGCTGTTCGGAAGCGAGGCGCACGGCCTGCCGCCGGACATCGCCGGCCGCGCCGATCATCGCGTTCGGATACCGATCCACGGCCGTGCGGAAAGCCTGAACCTGGCGACGGCGGCCGCCATCTGCCTGTATTCGAGTGCCCGGGTGCAGCGGCGCGCGTAG
- the htpG gene encoding molecular chaperone HtpG: MTAKIEQLEFQAETRQLLDLMIHSVYSNKDTFLRELVSNSSDALDKLRLESYRDKDLDVDTSDLHIEIEADKEARTLTVRDNGIGMSRDEVVELIGTLARSGTGELRRTLAEAKDAVDSGVKDAAASGELIGQFGIGFYATFMVADKVTLTTRRAGETSATRWESGGDGTYTIETLDEAPQGTSVTLHLKPEDSDDHLFDYTSEWKIKEIVTKYSDFISWPIRMETERPGSGEDAEIVRETTTLNSMKALWTRSRDEVSDEEYREFYRHVAHAWDDPLEIIPMKAEGTFEYQALLFLPSHAPHDLFMRDGKTGISLYVRRVFIMDDCDDLVPPYLRFVKGVVDAQDLSLNVSREILQQDRQIRAIRRRLTKKVLSTIKDLMSSSPDKYRTLWTQFGRAIKEGLLSDTDNRETILGISSFESTHSDEGVTTLAEYVERMKDGQEQIFYMTGESRRQIESSPHMEAFRARGLEVLLLSDPVDEMWVGAAPEFDGKRFQSIAKGEVDLESEEEKKAAESEREEREKDFEPLLAWMQETLDEYVQKVRLSSRLTESPACIVGDDFSMSPALERMYRASGQPVPVTKRILELNPDHPLVTGLRAAREERPDESAQAETAQLLYGMALLAEGGELTDPAAFTKMLADRLARTV, translated from the coding sequence ATGACCGCGAAGATCGAGCAGCTCGAGTTCCAGGCGGAGACGAGACAGCTTCTGGATCTGATGATCCACTCCGTCTACTCGAACAAGGACACGTTCCTGCGCGAGCTCGTCTCCAACTCGTCCGATGCACTCGACAAACTCCGGCTCGAGTCGTATCGGGACAAGGATCTCGACGTCGACACGTCGGATCTCCACATCGAGATCGAAGCCGACAAGGAGGCGCGCACACTCACCGTGCGCGACAACGGTATCGGCATGAGCCGTGACGAGGTGGTCGAACTCATCGGCACACTCGCCAGGTCGGGCACCGGCGAGCTTCGTCGCACGTTGGCAGAGGCGAAGGACGCCGTCGATTCGGGAGTGAAGGACGCTGCCGCCTCGGGAGAGTTGATCGGCCAGTTCGGTATCGGCTTCTATGCCACGTTCATGGTCGCCGACAAGGTCACCCTCACGACTCGTCGTGCCGGGGAGACGTCGGCGACCCGCTGGGAGTCCGGCGGCGACGGTACCTACACGATCGAGACGCTCGACGAGGCTCCGCAGGGCACGTCGGTGACCCTGCACCTCAAGCCCGAGGACTCCGACGATCACCTCTTCGACTACACGTCGGAGTGGAAGATCAAGGAGATCGTCACGAAGTACTCGGACTTCATCTCGTGGCCGATCCGCATGGAGACCGAGCGGCCCGGCAGCGGTGAGGATGCCGAGATCGTCCGGGAGACGACGACGCTCAACTCGATGAAGGCCTTGTGGACCCGGTCTCGGGACGAGGTGTCCGACGAGGAGTACCGAGAGTTCTACCGTCACGTCGCGCACGCGTGGGACGACCCGCTCGAGATCATCCCGATGAAGGCCGAGGGCACGTTCGAGTACCAGGCGCTGCTCTTCCTGCCCTCGCACGCGCCCCACGACCTGTTCATGCGGGACGGGAAGACTGGGATCTCGCTCTACGTGCGGCGCGTGTTCATCATGGACGACTGCGACGACCTCGTCCCGCCGTACCTGCGATTCGTCAAGGGTGTCGTCGACGCACAGGACCTCTCGCTCAACGTTTCCCGCGAGATCCTGCAGCAGGACCGCCAGATCCGCGCGATCCGTCGGCGGCTCACGAAGAAGGTGCTCTCGACGATCAAGGATCTGATGTCGTCGAGTCCGGACAAGTATCGGACCCTCTGGACGCAGTTCGGCCGGGCGATCAAGGAGGGCCTCCTCTCCGATACCGACAATCGCGAGACGATCCTGGGCATCTCGTCGTTCGAGTCCACCCATTCCGACGAGGGTGTGACGACCCTTGCCGAGTACGTGGAGCGGATGAAGGACGGACAGGAGCAGATCTTCTACATGACCGGCGAATCGCGTCGGCAGATCGAGAGCTCACCGCACATGGAGGCATTCCGCGCGCGAGGTCTCGAGGTGTTGTTGCTCTCGGACCCGGTGGACGAGATGTGGGTGGGGGCGGCACCGGAGTTCGACGGCAAGCGTTTCCAGTCGATCGCGAAGGGCGAGGTCGACCTCGAGTCCGAGGAGGAGAAGAAGGCCGCCGAGTCCGAGCGCGAGGAGCGCGAGAAGGACTTCGAGCCGCTGCTCGCCTGGATGCAGGAGACGCTCGACGAGTACGTGCAGAAGGTGCGCCTGTCGTCGAGGCTGACGGAGTCCCCGGCCTGCATCGTCGGCGACGACTTCAGCATGTCGCCGGCTCTCGAGCGGATGTACCGTGCGTCGGGCCAGCCGGTGCCGGTCACCAAGCGGATCCTCGAACTCAATCCCGACCATCCGCTGGTGACCGGCCTGCGCGCGGCGAGGGAGGAGCGTCCCGACGAGTCCGCCCAGGCCGAGACCGCGCAGTTGCTCTACGGCATGGCGCTCCTCGCCGAGGGCGGCGAGCTGACCGATCCGGCGGCATTCACCAAAATGCTCGCCGATCGGTTGGCCCGTACCGTCTGA
- the pheT gene encoding phenylalanine--tRNA ligase subunit beta translates to MRVAQSWLTEILQRANPGWEITAQELDAGFVRVGLEVEAVDHLEQVEGPLVVGRVVEITELTEFKKPIRFCKVDVGNPEPQGIVCGARNFAEGDLVVVALPGAVLPGGFAIASRKTYGQVSDGMICSTAELGVGKDHSGILVLAPGTSLPGADAKELLGLDDTVIELNITPDRGYCFSVRGLTRELACGFDLEFADPALVQPHAAEGQAWPVRLEPESGATRFAMRRVTGIDPEALTPWWMQRRLLLAGVRPISPAVDVTNYVLLELGQPLHAFDAAAVSGELVVRRATAGEKLVTLDDVERALDPEDVVIADESGVVSLAGVMGGASTEVGADTTDVLLEAATWDPLAVFRTGRRHKLSSEASKRFERTVDPAIPVAALDRAAALLVEIAGGRIEPGLTDVGSVRARPEVRMDLDLPDRVAGVSYPNGTAVRRLTQIGCAVDVDVNDSGHGELVVTPPSWRPDLVQPADLVEEVLRLEGLEQIPSVVPAAPAGRGLTPTQRRRRSVARALAGAGYVEVLPPVFLPAGVFDAWGLDEDDPRRVTTKVLNPLEADRPELATTLLPGLLEVVARNVSRGQRDLSLFGIAQVVQPGPETAPVAALPVDRRPTDEQIATLNRSLPAQPLHVSGVLTGLREPAGPWGPGRPAEASDAFAAVQDVADAAGVEVSLRATRLLPYHPGRGAEIMLGDVVVGHAGELHPAVLERSGLPPRTCAFEIDVDALPVREVLPAPRISPFPAVLQDVAVVVDRDVPAAEVASALGAGGGELLEDVKLFDVYEGEQVGENRKSLAFALRFRAEDRTLTEDEASAARDAAVAAATQAVGAQLRA, encoded by the coding sequence GTGCGAGTTGCGCAATCGTGGCTGACCGAAATCCTGCAGCGGGCCAACCCGGGCTGGGAGATCACCGCCCAGGAGCTGGACGCCGGGTTCGTCCGGGTGGGCCTCGAAGTGGAAGCCGTCGATCATCTCGAGCAGGTCGAGGGACCGCTCGTCGTCGGCAGGGTCGTCGAGATCACCGAACTGACCGAGTTCAAGAAGCCGATTCGCTTCTGCAAGGTCGACGTCGGCAACCCCGAGCCCCAGGGAATCGTCTGCGGGGCAAGGAACTTCGCAGAGGGCGATCTGGTCGTCGTCGCACTTCCGGGTGCGGTGCTGCCGGGAGGGTTCGCGATCGCGTCCAGGAAGACGTACGGGCAGGTCTCCGACGGGATGATCTGCTCGACGGCAGAACTCGGTGTGGGCAAGGATCATTCCGGAATCCTGGTTCTGGCGCCGGGAACCTCGCTGCCCGGCGCTGACGCCAAGGAGCTGCTCGGTCTCGACGACACCGTCATCGAGCTCAACATCACTCCCGATCGCGGCTACTGCTTCTCCGTGCGGGGACTCACCCGTGAACTCGCATGTGGTTTCGATCTGGAGTTCGCCGACCCCGCACTGGTCCAACCCCATGCGGCCGAGGGGCAGGCATGGCCGGTGCGGCTCGAACCCGAGTCGGGTGCCACCCGATTCGCGATGAGGCGGGTCACCGGTATCGATCCCGAGGCACTGACCCCCTGGTGGATGCAGCGGCGTCTGCTGCTCGCCGGGGTGCGCCCGATCTCGCCGGCGGTGGACGTCACCAACTACGTGTTGCTCGAGCTCGGCCAGCCGCTGCACGCATTCGACGCCGCCGCGGTGTCCGGGGAACTCGTCGTGCGCCGTGCGACGGCGGGGGAGAAGCTCGTCACCCTCGACGACGTCGAGCGGGCTCTGGATCCGGAGGACGTCGTCATCGCGGACGAGTCGGGCGTCGTCTCGCTCGCCGGGGTGATGGGCGGGGCGAGCACCGAGGTCGGAGCCGACACGACGGATGTTCTTCTCGAGGCGGCGACGTGGGACCCGCTGGCGGTGTTCCGCACCGGTCGGCGCCACAAGCTCTCCAGTGAGGCGAGCAAGCGTTTCGAGCGCACCGTCGACCCGGCGATTCCGGTCGCAGCACTCGACCGGGCGGCGGCGCTGCTGGTGGAGATCGCCGGGGGCCGGATCGAGCCCGGACTCACCGATGTCGGTTCGGTGCGGGCTCGGCCGGAGGTCCGGATGGACCTGGACCTGCCCGATCGCGTGGCGGGTGTGAGCTACCCGAACGGTACCGCGGTGCGCAGGCTCACCCAGATCGGGTGCGCCGTCGACGTGGACGTCAACGATTCGGGCCACGGCGAGCTGGTGGTCACGCCACCGTCCTGGCGGCCCGACCTCGTTCAACCGGCGGACCTCGTCGAGGAGGTGCTGCGGCTCGAGGGGCTCGAGCAGATCCCCTCGGTGGTACCCGCCGCCCCGGCGGGGCGTGGCCTGACCCCCACCCAACGACGTCGGCGGTCGGTGGCGCGTGCGCTCGCCGGTGCCGGATACGTCGAGGTCCTGCCTCCGGTGTTCCTTCCCGCGGGTGTCTTCGATGCGTGGGGCCTGGACGAGGACGACCCGCGGCGCGTCACCACGAAGGTGCTCAATCCGCTCGAGGCGGACCGTCCGGAACTCGCGACCACCCTGCTGCCGGGACTACTGGAGGTGGTGGCGCGCAACGTCTCCCGCGGTCAGCGCGATCTGTCGCTCTTCGGGATCGCCCAGGTGGTGCAGCCCGGTCCGGAGACCGCCCCGGTTGCCGCACTTCCGGTGGACCGCCGCCCGACCGACGAGCAGATCGCCACACTGAACCGCTCGCTGCCGGCGCAACCCCTCCATGTCTCCGGCGTGCTCACCGGACTGCGCGAGCCCGCCGGGCCGTGGGGCCCCGGCCGCCCGGCCGAAGCGTCCGACGCTTTCGCGGCCGTTCAGGACGTGGCGGATGCCGCGGGTGTCGAGGTGAGCCTGCGCGCCACCAGGCTCCTGCCGTACCACCCGGGTCGGGGGGCCGAGATCATGCTCGGCGACGTCGTCGTCGGTCATGCCGGTGAGTTGCACCCGGCGGTACTCGAGCGGTCGGGGTTGCCCCCACGCACCTGCGCGTTCGAGATCGACGTGGATGCCCTTCCGGTCCGGGAAGTTCTTCCCGCGCCCCGGATCTCGCCGTTCCCCGCCGTGCTGCAGGATGTCGCCGTCGTGGTGGACCGGGACGTTCCGGCCGCCGAGGTCGCGTCAGCGCTGGGGGCCGGTGGCGGCGAGCTACTCGAGGACGTGAAACTGTTCGACGTGTACGAGGGCGAGCAGGTCGGCGAGAACCGGAAGTCCCTCGCGTTCGCGCTCCGTTTCCGTGCCGAGGACCGCACGCTCACCGAGGACGAGGCGAGCGCGGCGCGTGACGCGGCGGTGGCCGCGGCGACCCAGGCGGTGGGTGCGCAGCTGCGCGCGTGA
- a CDS encoding DUF1844 domain-containing protein: MTESFVPEPDSPDDLDSPDVRELAEVPSIEVISRAAVMLMSSAAEKLGLSESEPLSSPHFDLDEARRLITALAGLVTASIEYLGPHAGPIREGLQALQRAFRESSAHPDEPGKGPGEKYTGPVY; this comes from the coding sequence ATGACCGAGAGCTTCGTTCCCGAACCGGACTCCCCCGACGACCTGGACTCCCCCGATGTCCGCGAACTCGCCGAAGTGCCCTCCATCGAGGTCATCAGCCGGGCTGCGGTGATGCTGATGAGTTCTGCCGCGGAGAAGCTCGGACTGTCCGAGTCCGAGCCGCTGTCGAGTCCCCACTTCGATCTCGACGAGGCGCGACGACTCATCACCGCGCTGGCCGGGCTGGTCACCGCGTCGATCGAGTACCTCGGCCCGCATGCGGGACCGATCCGTGAAGGCCTCCAGGCCCTGCAGCGGGCGTTCCGCGAATCGTCCGCGCACCCGGACGAGCCGGGCAAGGGGCCGGGCGAGAAGTACACCGGCCCGGTGTACTGA